From bacterium, a single genomic window includes:
- a CDS encoding HAMP domain-containing sensor histidine kinase, translating into MSENVQRPTGGIGTEEDPWAEALEKCQQFVVPVGIVAEVYHEIGNALSVLLPAIRLARKHFDRVRDVLAEFRGIDPALPTSELREEIARCRKMAGRGRGIDHDLVKLGSSFDPCLRELELIRSASEQLRQARESGDVVPAPVDVSSEVEQIVDFFSDHLRSEKNIQISFVNGAPGGLWVACSPDEISYIMKNLVHNAADAINEKRDLGLYPAGGERSIRIEIAKQNGFARIRCRDNGAGMTDEVKKRIFDPFFTTKSHFTGTGVGLSIVKEIIDRRGGKVEFTSKRCEGTEFVIDLPLCRGDVDGER; encoded by the coding sequence TTGAGTGAGAATGTACAGAGGCCCACTGGGGGTATTGGGACTGAAGAAGACCCCTGGGCTGAGGCCCTCGAGAAATGCCAGCAGTTTGTGGTCCCGGTCGGTATAGTCGCCGAGGTTTACCATGAGATAGGCAATGCGCTGAGTGTGCTGCTCCCGGCAATTAGGCTAGCCAGGAAGCATTTTGACCGGGTTCGCGATGTCTTGGCGGAGTTTCGGGGGATTGACCCTGCGCTTCCTACCTCGGAGTTGAGGGAGGAGATCGCTCGATGCCGCAAGATGGCTGGTAGGGGTCGGGGGATAGACCATGATCTGGTGAAGCTCGGTAGTTCTTTTGACCCTTGTTTAAGGGAGCTTGAGCTTATCAGAAGTGCGTCCGAGCAGCTGAGGCAGGCAAGGGAAAGTGGCGATGTTGTTCCGGCGCCGGTTGACGTTTCCAGCGAGGTAGAGCAGATCGTTGATTTTTTCTCCGACCATCTAAGGAGCGAGAAGAACATTCAGATCAGTTTTGTTAATGGTGCTCCGGGCGGTCTTTGGGTTGCGTGCTCCCCGGATGAGATTTCATACATAATGAAGAATCTGGTGCACAACGCAGCTGATGCGATAAATGAGAAGCGAGACCTCGGGCTGTATCCGGCAGGCGGGGAGCGTTCAATCCGGATTGAGATAGCCAAGCAGAATGGGTTCGCAAGGATACGATGTCGCGACAACGGGGCGGGAATGACTGATGAGGTCAAGAAAAGGATATTCGACCCGTTTTTCACAACGAAGTCGCATTTCACAGGGACTGGCGTCGGTCTGAGCATAGTAAAGGAGATCATTGACAGGCGAGGGGGGAAAGTGGAGTTTACCAGCAAGAGATGCGAGGGAACGGAGTTCGTGATCGACCTTCCGTTGTGTCGAGGAGATGTTGATGGTGAGCGGTAG
- a CDS encoding ATP-binding protein produces the protein MVSGSGAGRYKLLVVDDEPHVLETIIDVLEDRDEDGEIEFFRAGCAEEALDILEENHGDIDLVLTDQRMPGMSGAQLLERIHAKYPLIGSIVISGFAEFEDMRSAFKSGIFDYIKKPYDEDHLVGVVRSSLEKTELRRRNADLLEELKDANQFLEQRVNERTLELKHSLERLKSMQQQLIQAEKLSSLGQLVAGIAHEINNPATSVYAGAEALESNVEELVNYLERHEDLLKAIKDGNGGKVKELADGLINAEEDVDYLLEEGLPWSIRSMKEGAVRIKDIVRNLKTFSRVDEAEVKHANINDGIKTTEKLIHHELKNRITVHEEFGDLPQLECYPGQLNQVFMNILVNAAQAIEGEGAIWIKTYTERNNIVIKIKDTGGGIPKGALKDVFNPFFTTKPAGQGTGLGLSISYGIIKKHGGEITAESEQGVGTEFTIVLPFDGVQKARERARHEGDSARSQYEFFDASRIEELEKELAQIDASSGQPAKSAPDPRDDGH, from the coding sequence ATGGTGAGCGGTAGTGGAGCTGGTCGTTACAAGCTGCTCGTTGTCGATGACGAGCCCCACGTCCTCGAGACAATAATCGACGTTCTGGAGGATAGAGACGAGGATGGCGAGATTGAGTTTTTCCGGGCTGGATGTGCGGAGGAGGCGCTCGATATCCTTGAGGAGAATCACGGAGATATCGATCTCGTCCTCACAGACCAGCGGATGCCCGGTATGTCGGGTGCGCAGCTCTTGGAGAGGATTCACGCCAAGTATCCATTGATCGGCTCGATAGTAATATCCGGTTTCGCCGAGTTTGAGGATATGCGGAGCGCTTTCAAGTCGGGCATCTTTGACTACATCAAGAAGCCTTACGACGAGGACCACCTGGTTGGCGTGGTGAGATCCTCGCTGGAGAAAACGGAGCTAAGGCGTCGCAACGCGGACTTACTGGAGGAGCTGAAGGATGCGAACCAGTTTCTCGAGCAGCGTGTAAACGAGCGCACCTTGGAGCTGAAGCACAGCCTGGAACGGCTGAAGAGTATGCAGCAGCAGCTGATTCAGGCGGAGAAGCTGTCCTCGCTGGGGCAGCTGGTTGCTGGCATCGCGCACGAGATCAACAACCCCGCTACCTCTGTCTATGCCGGAGCCGAGGCGCTCGAGAGCAATGTTGAGGAGCTTGTAAACTATTTGGAGCGGCACGAGGACCTGCTGAAGGCGATTAAGGACGGTAATGGCGGCAAGGTCAAGGAGCTCGCCGATGGGCTGATCAATGCGGAGGAGGATGTTGATTATCTTTTGGAGGAAGGACTTCCCTGGAGCATCAGGTCGATGAAGGAGGGTGCGGTGCGCATCAAGGACATCGTGCGCAACCTCAAGACTTTCTCCAGGGTTGATGAGGCCGAGGTCAAGCACGCCAATATCAACGACGGGATCAAAACCACTGAGAAGCTTATCCACCATGAGCTCAAGAACAGGATCACGGTGCACGAGGAGTTCGGAGACCTGCCGCAGCTGGAATGCTACCCCGGCCAGCTCAATCAGGTCTTTATGAACATCCTGGTCAACGCGGCTCAGGCGATCGAGGGCGAGGGTGCCATTTGGATAAAGACATACACCGAGCGCAACAACATTGTCATAAAGATAAAGGACACCGGCGGCGGCATCCCGAAGGGAGCGCTGAAGGATGTATTCAACCCGTTCTTCACGACCAAGCCGGCTGGGCAGGGCACAGGTTTAGGCCTTTCGATCAGCTACGGCATAATCAAGAAACATGGTGGCGAGATAACCGCGGAGAGCGAGCAAGGAGTCGGGACCGAGTTCACCATTGTCCTGCCTTTCGATGGCGTCCAAAAGGCGAGAGAGAGGGCCAGGCATGAGGGCGACTCAGCGCGCAGTCAATACGAGTTCTTCGACGCGTCCCGCATAGAAGAGCTCGAGAAGGAGCTCGCTCAGATCGACGCGAGTTCAGGCCAGCCGGCCAAGTCCGCACCAGACCCACGCGACGATGGCCATTAG
- a CDS encoding PqqD family protein: MGSEYRPVARPGLEKSEMGDETLLYNCENDKVSMLNKTAAAVWELCDGKHTIEEIAAEITESLGPPEGRDVKSDVEAAIERFREDGILHE, from the coding sequence ATGGGCAGCGAGTACAGGCCGGTAGCGAGGCCGGGTTTGGAGAAGTCCGAGATGGGCGATGAAACGTTGTTGTATAATTGCGAGAATGATAAGGTCTCGATGCTGAACAAGACGGCTGCAGCCGTCTGGGAGCTCTGCGACGGCAAACACACAATCGAGGAGATTGCGGCGGAGATAACAGAGAGCCTCGGTCCGCCGGAGGGGCGGGACGTCAAGAGCGATGTCGAGGCAGCGATCGAGAGGTTCAGAGAGGATGGGATACTTCACGAGTAG
- a CDS encoding DUF6541 family protein, producing MRKDYLICVLLIAFWAVGNVVWLALDDTPPVWDPAFHILDAIEASQAISRLDVGRLLMLQGEGTFYPPLWHVAAGILMLLFGRSVDVAIAANLLFVPVIVFSIYYAARQLFDRRVGLLATCVGVLLPGLWGWSRTAYIDFALTGMVALFMALILAPDALRKRTTCAALGLVFGLGMLTKWTFIVYVAGPALVVLVTELLGRIKQGKAESRSGCSTRGFLACVLLLSLTAAVVALPWYLLNAKHILARAGGTVSEYREMGPSSGFYTLLGSYLLRLITDQLFVPCFLLALAGALISIRRPKPLAFLLSWALAPLPFLSAIGLADLRYTLPIVPAFAILGGIALQRLMRRRWPRAVVTSIIVLLAAQWVVVSFGVGVHSSVAIEVGGVHLPIWGCIAQEVRPALEAYWPYKEILGHLTQSGVERPSVFVVPVSAEINPWTLMLEARLAGTGNVRVCYRSFDRPAQDHVDALLNSDFILCKDGGQGVSPFASKALVLGGLLLNDIRSSTICASLTKRFPLPDGSSVYVLGPNRISQEAAKALKERFVAEVERLGRPKRPGRFVSPNETSVFSRFPERVRWSPAEESLWYVVRISGAVPTIEVRVCGEQLTVAKMQADLMPPGQYTIEVAAANPKGRSEWLKGEFIVGHF from the coding sequence ATGCGGAAGGATTACCTCATCTGTGTCTTACTGATTGCCTTTTGGGCGGTTGGCAATGTCGTCTGGCTGGCTTTGGACGACACGCCCCCAGTGTGGGACCCAGCGTTTCACATACTGGATGCTATCGAGGCGAGCCAGGCGATTTCACGGCTGGATGTTGGGCGGCTCCTGATGCTTCAGGGGGAAGGCACGTTTTACCCGCCGCTGTGGCACGTCGCGGCCGGCATCTTGATGCTTCTTTTCGGCAGAAGCGTTGACGTCGCAATCGCAGCTAACCTGCTGTTTGTGCCGGTGATCGTTTTTAGCATCTATTACGCGGCCAGGCAGCTCTTTGACCGGCGGGTCGGCCTCCTGGCTACATGCGTTGGAGTTCTTCTGCCTGGTCTTTGGGGATGGTCTCGGACGGCATACATTGACTTCGCTTTGACTGGCATGGTAGCGCTGTTTATGGCCCTCATCCTCGCGCCCGACGCACTACGTAAGAGGACGACTTGTGCCGCCTTGGGCCTCGTCTTTGGGCTCGGCATGTTGACCAAGTGGACATTTATCGTGTATGTGGCCGGGCCCGCTCTAGTTGTGCTCGTAACAGAGCTGCTCGGCAGGATTAAACAAGGGAAAGCCGAAAGCCGTTCTGGTTGTTCGACAAGAGGGTTCCTCGCGTGCGTACTCCTTCTCAGCTTGACAGCTGCCGTTGTTGCCTTGCCGTGGTATCTTCTGAATGCGAAGCACATACTGGCTCGCGCTGGCGGCACTGTTAGTGAATACCGCGAGATGGGTCCGTCGAGCGGGTTCTACACACTATTGGGAAGTTACTTATTGCGGCTCATCACCGACCAGCTTTTTGTGCCGTGCTTTCTTCTGGCCCTCGCCGGTGCCCTGATTAGCATCAGAAGGCCCAAGCCTCTGGCGTTCTTGCTGTCCTGGGCCCTAGCCCCGCTCCCGTTTCTCAGCGCCATCGGCCTTGCAGACCTGCGCTACACTTTGCCCATTGTGCCGGCATTCGCCATACTTGGCGGCATAGCTCTACAACGACTTATGAGGCGCCGCTGGCCTAGGGCCGTGGTCACATCTATTATCGTGCTACTAGCTGCACAGTGGGTCGTTGTCTCGTTTGGGGTTGGCGTCCATTCGAGCGTTGCCATCGAGGTCGGCGGCGTTCATCTGCCCATCTGGGGATGCATCGCTCAGGAGGTTCGCCCGGCGCTCGAGGCTTATTGGCCCTACAAAGAGATACTCGGCCATCTGACCCAAAGCGGCGTTGAAAGGCCCTCTGTCTTCGTGGTTCCTGTGTCGGCCGAGATCAATCCCTGGACGCTGATGCTGGAGGCGCGGCTCGCAGGGACCGGCAATGTCCGGGTCTGCTATCGCTCATTCGACCGGCCTGCACAAGATCATGTCGATGCTCTGCTGAACTCAGATTTCATCCTGTGTAAGGATGGCGGGCAGGGAGTATCGCCGTTTGCCTCAAAGGCTCTCGTGCTTGGTGGACTGCTGCTTAACGACATCCGCTCCAGTACGATTTGCGCCTCGCTTACGAAACGCTTCCCGCTTCCCGACGGGTCGTCCGTTTACGTGCTTGGGCCAAATCGCATCTCGCAAGAAGCGGCCAAGGCGCTTAAGGAGAGATTCGTCGCTGAGGTCGAACGGCTGGGGCGACCAAAGCGACCGGGGCGATTCGTCTCCCCGAATGAGACGAGCGTGTTCTCGAGATTTCCAGAACGGGTCCGATGGTCGCCTGCAGAAGAGTCGCTCTGGTATGTCGTTCGCATCTCAGGAGCGGTTCCGACGATAGAAGTAAGAGTCTGTGGAGAACAGCTAACCGTCGCAAAGATGCAGGCAGACCTAATGCCGCCGGGACAATACACGATTGAAGTCGCCGCCGCGAACCCCAAGGGCCGTTCAGAATGGCTGAAGGGGGAGTTCATCGTGGGGCACTTCTGA
- a CDS encoding PqqD family peptide modification chaperone codes for MTEQISVSVERPKIPDGFFEVSRDGQFLLLHPRLPRFAMLNETARFIASLCDGRRTSSDIAKVVSSHYGVELDRVEADVSGALRQLRAGGMFSDRDVAQKRSYGRVNKRVHLTITGLCNLRCKHCGAISSLHKSDGLSTSDVKGIVDQLAERPDSSIAITGGEPLLRGDIVEIVKYSAARVKTIVSTNATLVTEELAGGLGPLPVTFQVSLDGASARVHDAVRGAGAFEKALAGIRLLQAHGAGANVEVCRTLVGQPDEDLDALLELGERLEIGGIRFLFLARLGRAEDNFEALNPTLDSYRHFYRRFFDILTDSSSKLPIGGGMPGLYIDVPDDEMWCHVGEMFEVGPEGKIYPCSMLNQPEFELGNIWNMTLQQAAESDKFMNLHKVLASRMETVEACRKCSFKNYCQGGCPGMALVDNGTLLAEDAQCELRKELFEELFFEIFPKLKGKQCLSSSEEIQI; via the coding sequence TTGACAGAGCAGATTTCGGTTTCGGTTGAAAGGCCCAAGATTCCCGATGGTTTTTTCGAGGTTTCTAGGGATGGGCAGTTTTTGTTGCTGCACCCGAGACTGCCGAGGTTCGCTATGCTCAACGAGACAGCCCGGTTCATCGCATCGCTATGCGACGGGAGACGGACCAGCTCAGATATAGCGAAGGTGGTTTCGAGTCACTACGGGGTTGAACTAGACCGCGTCGAGGCAGACGTTAGTGGCGCACTTAGGCAGCTTAGGGCGGGCGGGATGTTCAGCGACCGCGACGTGGCACAGAAGAGGTCTTATGGCAGGGTCAACAAGCGAGTGCATCTCACCATTACAGGACTCTGCAACCTGAGGTGTAAACATTGTGGGGCCATTAGTTCGCTGCACAAGAGCGACGGCCTTTCGACGTCGGACGTCAAGGGCATCGTGGACCAGTTGGCCGAGAGGCCGGACTCGTCAATTGCTATCACTGGTGGCGAGCCGCTCCTGCGCGGGGACATAGTTGAGATAGTTAAGTATTCTGCCGCGCGGGTGAAGACGATTGTCTCGACAAATGCCACGCTCGTAACCGAGGAGCTTGCCGGCGGTTTGGGCCCGCTTCCAGTCACATTTCAGGTGAGTTTGGACGGGGCTAGTGCGAGGGTGCATGATGCCGTTCGAGGCGCCGGCGCGTTTGAGAAGGCGCTTGCTGGGATCAGGCTTTTGCAGGCACACGGGGCGGGCGCCAATGTGGAGGTCTGCCGCACGCTCGTGGGGCAGCCGGACGAGGACCTTGACGCGCTTTTGGAGTTGGGCGAGAGGCTTGAAATCGGCGGGATAAGGTTTCTGTTTCTTGCGCGGCTTGGGCGAGCGGAGGATAACTTCGAGGCGCTCAACCCGACGCTAGATAGCTATCGCCATTTCTACCGGAGGTTCTTCGATATTCTGACCGATTCAAGCAGCAAGTTACCCATTGGCGGCGGGATGCCGGGCCTTTATATCGATGTGCCGGACGACGAGATGTGGTGCCACGTGGGCGAGATGTTTGAGGTCGGTCCCGAGGGCAAGATATACCCCTGTTCGATGCTCAATCAGCCTGAATTCGAGTTGGGAAATATCTGGAACATGACATTGCAGCAGGCAGCGGAGAGTGATAAGTTCATGAATCTGCATAAAGTTCTGGCAAGCAGGATGGAAACGGTTGAGGCGTGTAGAAAATGCTCGTTCAAGAACTATTGCCAGGGCGGATGCCCTGGAATGGCGCTGGTCGATAACGGGACGCTATTGGCGGAGGATGCGCAGTGCGAGCTGCGAAAGGAGCTTTTTGAGGAGCTCTTCTTCGAGATATTCCCGAAGCTCAAAGGCAAACAGTGCTTAAGTAGCTCAGAGGAGATTCAGATATAG
- a CDS encoding choice-of-anchor D domain-containing protein, producing MNRMKDVMYLVVVLILSLFLMESASFAVAERGSANARLALSGDGGPVWGMPGQDARNSYCGLFPAPADSPGHCEIQENVYTPLVYSENEIYVQSSDGIARIDIEGDVKWTWAPDDGKTTGLRAVTSDHTIYAVGASVDNPIVLYSVNSGGQMNWSYTFPGDGGICQDYSLDARAGFLGACSILNRDIGDGWTTAVWSISPEGEVAWTYGSGSVQGLAVAESGNIYALIGSSFLTSLDADGNVRWRHEIQTGPSDHITGLSIGPGERTIFEHERSAQGGYWEYDVDVICCVDSAGEEKWTFSPAFEGWGSWCKSLAWDSFGRIMAVYQEWDKHEAGYSDYSHLFCMSPDGELQWTYTVSDCELARHLVTTSDGASLIYAEGIAHTEIHCINSEGELRWVREALPRSGLPTIIGPGKFLVACFVDQPQLHVFAPDFTILHCTSPEYANTAIAVEYEVSALCGLDHVELWYRYEGGSWADSSLRGYEAIGELSFEPPDGDGEYAFAVVAEDIEGHRSTLPDEAQATTVYDTSAPTSSASCEAYSTGSTVQVSYSASDTTSGVVSVSLWYRGPDSGRGWVDSGLSEAEPEGVFSFVAAADGVYEFATVAQDLASNTESLPEGPDCTVVVDTTAPVSSCASPGMVNQYPIEVEYSVTDETSGVASVELWFSYEGGTWTDSGIASTSAAISGSFEFSPPTQDDGTYAFATFARDRAGNVEALPDAPDATTLVDTIPPASSCSCDEVAHDFPVAVSYTATDAGSGVSSVALWYRFEGGDWANAGLWAPMANASFNFRPSVQSEGLYEFATIAEDTAGNGESLPDNPDCSVNVRFPAPRIVVSPESIDFGEVAVGGEAVDSIVVDNAGDAVLELYHVSINGDGFSLDLGEISLPCSIEPDNQIEFDVIFGPESASDYSGVVSVESNDPDEPSVEMNLAGSGSSVGGLVLRVFTDSSSYDFGDTIYLYVGANNMGDESEVDVYLFVCYDYLGPEHVGWYAVGGGWSMDIGPWLPGIVLAAGLDAEVLAFTIPTPAEPSDIIKAGEYTILMAAFEPVTFDWASNLAEATFSLQ from the coding sequence ATGAATAGAATGAAAGATGTGATGTATTTAGTTGTTGTATTGATTCTTTCTTTGTTCCTGATGGAATCGGCATCGTTTGCAGTCGCAGAGCGTGGTTCTGCCAATGCGAGACTAGCGCTGAGCGGAGACGGGGGACCCGTCTGGGGTATGCCGGGGCAGGACGCCCGAAACAGCTATTGCGGGCTATTCCCTGCGCCGGCGGATTCACCCGGGCACTGTGAGATACAGGAGAACGTCTATACCCCCCTTGTCTATAGTGAGAATGAGATCTACGTTCAATCTTCGGATGGCATAGCCCGGATTGACATTGAGGGTGATGTGAAATGGACCTGGGCCCCGGATGATGGCAAGACCACAGGATTAAGGGCTGTGACAAGTGACCATACAATCTACGCGGTAGGCGCCTCCGTGGATAATCCCATCGTCCTTTACTCCGTTAATTCCGGGGGCCAAATGAACTGGTCATACACGTTTCCCGGAGATGGGGGGATTTGCCAGGATTATAGCCTCGATGCGCGAGCGGGCTTCCTGGGGGCTTGCTCCATACTAAACAGGGACATTGGTGATGGGTGGACAACCGCAGTCTGGTCTATCAGCCCGGAAGGAGAAGTCGCCTGGACTTACGGTTCTGGGTCTGTTCAAGGGCTGGCCGTCGCGGAGAGCGGCAACATATACGCTTTAATTGGATCGTCATTCCTGACCTCCCTGGATGCCGACGGGAACGTTCGCTGGCGCCATGAAATACAAACAGGTCCCAGTGACCATATCACTGGTCTGAGCATCGGGCCAGGTGAAAGAACCATATTTGAGCATGAGAGATCCGCGCAGGGCGGATATTGGGAATATGATGTTGACGTCATTTGTTGTGTGGACTCCGCAGGTGAAGAGAAATGGACGTTCTCTCCGGCGTTCGAGGGATGGGGCTCGTGGTGCAAATCGCTGGCATGGGATTCGTTTGGCAGGATAATGGCTGTGTATCAGGAATGGGACAAGCATGAGGCAGGTTACTCCGATTACTCTCATTTATTCTGCATGTCACCGGATGGGGAGCTGCAATGGACATACACGGTTTCGGATTGCGAGCTTGCCCGCCACCTGGTGACCACATCGGATGGCGCTTCGCTGATCTACGCCGAAGGCATTGCGCATACCGAAATTCACTGCATTAACAGCGAGGGAGAGCTGAGATGGGTGCGAGAGGCCCTCCCTAGGAGCGGCCTACCAACGATCATCGGGCCGGGCAAGTTCCTTGTAGCCTGTTTTGTTGACCAACCTCAGCTTCACGTTTTCGCACCGGATTTTACTATCCTACACTGCACTTCGCCGGAATACGCCAACACGGCGATTGCCGTCGAATACGAGGTGAGTGCCCTGTGTGGATTGGATCACGTCGAGCTGTGGTACAGGTATGAGGGCGGGTCTTGGGCGGACAGCAGCCTGCGCGGGTATGAGGCGATTGGGGAGTTATCTTTTGAGCCGCCGGATGGGGACGGCGAATACGCGTTCGCAGTCGTCGCGGAGGACATCGAGGGCCACAGAAGCACGTTGCCGGATGAGGCGCAGGCCACAACGGTCTATGATACATCAGCACCGACATCGAGCGCCTCGTGCGAGGCATATTCGACTGGTTCGACTGTTCAGGTATCATACTCGGCCTCGGACACAACCAGCGGAGTGGTCTCCGTTTCGCTGTGGTATCGAGGCCCAGATTCGGGGCGGGGCTGGGTGGATTCAGGGTTGAGCGAGGCGGAGCCTGAAGGGGTGTTCTCCTTCGTCGCGGCCGCTGATGGCGTCTATGAGTTCGCAACGGTCGCCCAGGACCTTGCCTCGAACACGGAATCGCTCCCGGAAGGACCAGACTGCACGGTCGTCGTGGACACAACCGCGCCAGTTTCGTCATGTGCATCCCCAGGTATGGTCAACCAGTATCCGATTGAGGTTGAGTATAGCGTGACCGATGAGACGAGTGGGGTTGCCTCGGTCGAGCTGTGGTTCAGCTACGAAGGCGGGACATGGACAGACAGCGGAATCGCGTCTACGAGCGCTGCCATATCCGGCTCGTTTGAATTCTCGCCACCCACCCAAGACGATGGAACCTATGCATTTGCCACGTTCGCACGTGACCGCGCGGGTAATGTTGAGGCGCTGCCTGATGCTCCCGATGCCACAACTTTGGTCGATACGATTCCGCCCGCTTCAAGCTGCTCTTGCGACGAAGTGGCCCATGATTTCCCTGTCGCGGTGTCCTACACGGCCACGGATGCCGGGAGCGGGGTGAGCTCGGTCGCTCTGTGGTATAGATTCGAGGGCGGCGATTGGGCCAACGCCGGCCTCTGGGCGCCGATGGCGAACGCGAGCTTTAACTTCCGGCCGAGTGTGCAGAGCGAGGGCCTCTACGAGTTCGCGACGATTGCAGAAGATACCGCCGGCAACGGGGAATCGCTGCCGGATAATCCCGATTGCAGTGTCAACGTTCGATTCCCAGCGCCTCGCATCGTGGTGAGCCCGGAGAGCATTGATTTCGGCGAGGTTGCGGTTGGTGGGGAGGCGGTTGACAGTATAGTGGTGGATAATGCGGGAGACGCAGTTCTTGAGCTATATCATGTATCGATTAATGGGGATGGCTTCTCCCTTGACTTGGGAGAGATTTCGCTTCCATGTAGTATCGAGCCGGACAACCAGATCGAATTCGATGTGATATTCGGTCCAGAGTCGGCCTCGGATTACTCTGGCGTCGTCTCCGTAGAATCGAACGATCCTGATGAGCCGAGCGTTGAGATGAATCTGGCTGGTTCAGGCAGTAGTGTGGGGGGACTTGTGCTGCGGGTATTCACAGACAGCAGTTCCTATGACTTCGGAGATACGATCTATCTCTATGTGGGGGCCAACAACATGGGAGATGAGTCCGAGGTCGATGTGTATCTGTTCGTGTGTTACGACTATCTCGGACCCGAGCACGTTGGCTGGTACGCGGTGGGAGGTGGCTGGTCGATGGACATCGGTCCGTGGCTTCCCGGCATAGTTCTCGCCGCGGGCCTCGACGCGGAAGTCCTCGCATTCACCATCCCTACGCCCGCTGAACCATCCGACATCATAAAAGCTGGCGAATACACTATCCTCATGGCCGCCTTCGAGCCAGTGACCTTCGATTGGGCAAGCAACCTGGCAGAGGCTACATTCAGCTTGCAGTAA
- a CDS encoding pyridoxamine 5'-phosphate oxidase family protein, whose protein sequence is MNFEELKAFMKQVGWGFLATTNGERASVRPMGGCGWFGKEFWCATGMKDAKTVDIKKVAYVEYCFADKEGKHVRLSGKCMVSTDRADKQELLDLMPVMKEHVGDADNPDYVVLRLKPERIRYMGSDEMQYTEVSLD, encoded by the coding sequence ATGAATTTCGAGGAACTGAAGGCGTTTATGAAGCAAGTCGGCTGGGGCTTTCTGGCAACGACGAACGGTGAGCGCGCAAGCGTCAGGCCGATGGGCGGCTGCGGCTGGTTTGGCAAGGAGTTCTGGTGTGCAACCGGTATGAAGGATGCGAAGACGGTCGATATTAAGAAGGTCGCTTACGTGGAGTATTGCTTTGCTGACAAAGAGGGGAAGCATGTCCGTCTATCGGGCAAGTGCATGGTCAGCACCGACAGGGCGGATAAGCAAGAGCTGCTCGACCTCATGCCCGTGATGAAGGAACATGTGGGCGATGCGGACAACCCCGACTACGTCGTGCTTCGCCTCAAACCGGAGCGCATCCGCTACATGGGCTCGGACGAGATGCAATACACCGAGGTAAGCCTCGACTAG
- a CDS encoding response regulator: protein MMTEQLERPQKSKVLIVDDEETILRMFKNQFRKDYEIAIASSAEEGLKILDDFEPDVVISDQKMPGMKGVDFLVKVKVKHPHAIRMLLTGYTDAEVAKDAINKGEVTAYIDKPWEREKLRQLINKSIEQQQLVLGKMMTHFETEMQTQFHRDFKDAGIKVEDLSYDEKQMRIRKRREEFVEAFKLAEKEYIIEASFVLFPRTPRNLFMREIAKIANTPEDLEEMGKILGDKFEQEVLDVQGTFKFWFEKRKMWHRSLRVTSNLTYAVRWPNSRVTFDRLFSAMQSALQIGQKIESLSKGAFRGERLRLTIEPVYIFGSLDVRKVNKSVYQFDQFLYGQPTTLTGSLVAADLAGLSENLDREKDVFLRASA, encoded by the coding sequence ATGATGACAGAGCAATTGGAGCGCCCCCAGAAGTCTAAGGTTCTCATCGTCGATGACGAGGAGACTATCCTTAGGATGTTTAAGAATCAGTTCAGAAAGGACTACGAGATAGCTATAGCGAGCAGTGCGGAGGAGGGATTAAAGATCCTGGACGATTTCGAGCCGGACGTAGTCATTTCTGACCAGAAGATGCCTGGGATGAAGGGTGTTGATTTTTTGGTGAAGGTTAAAGTGAAGCACCCTCATGCTATTAGGATGCTGCTGACTGGTTACACCGATGCGGAGGTGGCGAAGGACGCGATCAACAAGGGTGAGGTAACGGCCTACATCGACAAGCCGTGGGAGCGAGAGAAGCTGCGTCAGCTGATCAACAAGTCGATAGAGCAGCAGCAATTGGTACTCGGTAAGATGATGACGCACTTCGAGACGGAGATGCAGACGCAGTTTCATCGGGACTTCAAGGACGCTGGCATTAAGGTTGAGGACCTCAGTTACGACGAGAAGCAGATGAGAATCCGCAAGCGGCGTGAGGAGTTCGTTGAGGCGTTCAAGCTCGCTGAGAAGGAATACATTATTGAGGCGTCGTTTGTGTTGTTCCCGCGGACTCCCAGGAACCTCTTCATGCGAGAGATCGCCAAGATCGCCAATACTCCTGAGGACCTTGAGGAGATGGGGAAGATTTTGGGGGACAAGTTTGAGCAGGAGGTTTTGGATGTTCAGGGGACGTTCAAGTTCTGGTTCGAGAAGCGGAAGATGTGGCACAGATCGCTACGTGTGACGAGCAATCTGACTTACGCGGTGAGATGGCCGAACAGTCGCGTAACTTTCGACAGGCTTTTTTCAGCGATGCAAAGCGCTCTCCAGATAGGTCAGAAGATCGAATCGCTGTCAAAAGGAGCCTTCCGGGGCGAACGGCTTCGGCTTACAATCGAGCCGGTTTACATATTCGGTTCGCTTGACGTAAGAAAGGTCAACAAATCTGTATATCAGTTCGATCAGTTTCTATATGGGCAGCCCACCACACTGACGGGATCGCTCGTTGCTGCAGACCTTGCAGGTCTCTCCGAGAACCTTGACCGGGAGAAGGACGTCTTTTTACGAGCTAGTGCGTAG